In Ochotona princeps isolate mOchPri1 chromosome 21, mOchPri1.hap1, whole genome shotgun sequence, a single genomic region encodes these proteins:
- the LOC118760303 gene encoding small ribosomal subunit protein uS14, with translation MGHQQLCWSHPRKFGQGSRSCRVCSNRHGLIWKYGLNMCRQCFRQYAKDIGFIKLD, from the coding sequence ATGGGTCACCAGCAGCTCTGCTGGAGTCACCCGCGCAAATTCGGCCAGGGCTCTCGCTCATGCCGAGTATGCTCGAACCGGCACGGCCTGATCTGGAAATACGGCCTGAACATGTGCCGCCAGTGTTTCCGCCAGTATGCCAAGGATATCGGCTTCATCAAGTTGGATTGA